The following is a genomic window from Coprobacter tertius.
CGGCTTTACTTCCTTTATTTTTTTTATCTGCGCTCTCTGATAGAAATCCTATTTTATATTCTCCTTTTTATTTTGTTTCTTTTCCGTTTTATTTCTAATATGTTGTGATGTTTCGTTAGCGAGTTTCAGTTATTATAAAAGGGTTAAATGAGGTAAATTATGCTTATGAAAGAAGGATATTAAGATGCTTGATTTTATATAAGAATAAAAAAAGAGAGACAGTTTAAATTCTCTCTTTTAATATGGTAAATAGAAAAGGAATAAAATTATTTATCCTTTTTTGTCGGTTTCTACGATTTGAGTCGGGGCAAGTGTGGTATTTCTCTCTTCTGTCGATTTTACAACATTTTGAGCTAAGTCTGCGAAAGCTATGCCGGTAACAGATGTTTTATCGAGAGCAACTGGTTTTCCGTTGTCTCCTCCTTCACAAATACTTTGTACAACAGGAATTTGCCCGAGAAGTTTTATTCCCATTTCTTCGGCCAGCCGTTTACCACCTTCTTTACCAAAAAGGTAGTATTTGTTTTGGGGCAATTCAACGGGAGTAAACCAAGACATGTTTTCGACAAGTCCAAGAACCGGTACGCCTACTTTTTCATTAGTAAACATATCTATCCCTTTACGAGCATCGGCAAGGGCAACTTCCTGAGGAGTCGTAACGACTATAGCTCCTGATATTGCGAGAGTTTGGACTAAGGTAAGGTGTATATCACTTGTTCCTGGAGGGAGATCGAGTATGAAGTAGTCGAGATCGCCCCAATTTCCGTCGGCTATGAGTTGTTTCAGAGCATTGCTGGCCATTCCTCCTCTCCAGACGATAGCACTATCTTTATTTACAAAAAAACCGATAGAAAGGAGTTTTACGCCATATTTTTCAATAGGGACGATTAAATCACGTCCTCCTATTTCTTCTGCAACCGGTCGTTCTTCTTCAACACCGAACATTTTGGGTACCGAAGGTCCGAAAATATCTGCATCGAGTAAACCTACTTTGTATCCTTGTTGAGCTAAAGCAACAGCTAAATTAGCGGCAACCGTAGATTTACCCACCCCTCCTTTTCCTGAAGATACAGCGATGACATTTTTTACCTGAGGCAATAATTTTCCCGGTTCGGGCCTATTCAGCTGTTTCGCTTTTACTTGAATATTTCCTTTGATATCCACTTCTTCACCGATATAAGTAAGAATTGCAGTCTCGGCGGATTTGACTACCGATTTCATAAACGGGTCATTCGGTTTGTCAAAGATAAGCGAAAAGCTTACCTTATTTCCATCAATCCGTATATCATCTTCTACCATTCCTGCAGAAACAAGGTCTTTCCCGTTTCCGGGGTAGCGCACTTTACTAAGTGCATCGATTATTAGTTTTGGATAAAGGGCCATTTTTTTGTGATTTATAATTCGTTCTCTTTGTGATCGTCTTTTATTTTGTTTCGACTTCTTTTACTGCGGTTGAAACTTCTGTAAGGATCGTATTCAATGTCAACATCAGGTTCAATGAGTTGTTCGCGATTCTCACAAATAAATTTTATATATTTAATGGAGAGACCTCTTTCGAGCCATTGTTGTTCGTAAAAGGTCTTTATTTCTAATATGTCGTCGTGTATGCAGCTGTTATATAAATCATCGGTACAGAATAATACGGGATAATGATTGGCTTTAATCATCTCGCAAGTATAAGTGTACATAAAATTACTGTCGCTTTTCAGGTGTATAATTCCATTTTCGGTCAGAATTTGCCGGTATAGTTCCATAAACCGGGTAGAAGTCAGTCTTTTTCTTACTTTCTTCATTTGTGGATCAGGAAAAGTGATCCATATTTCGGAGACCTCATCGTTTGCGAAAAAAAAAGGTATTAGTTCTATTGATGTACGCAAAAAAGCGACATTCGATAATTTTTCTTCGAGGGATTGCCGGGCTCCGGTCCACATACGAGCGCCTTTTATATCTATTCCGATAAAGTTTTTTTCAGGATATTTGCGAGCCAGTCCTACTGCATATTCGCCCTTTCCACAACCAAGTTCCAGAACGATCGGATTATTATTGCCGAAAAAAGAGTGATTCCATTTTCCTTTCATTTCAAAACCTTTTTCACGGAGTACCGAGAACGGGAACTGGAACACATGAGGATAGGAACTCATATCTTCGAATTTCTGCAACTTATTTTTACCCATTTGATCTGTATTTTCAGTAAACGGTCACGAAGTTAGTGATTTTTCTGATAGCAGAAAAATATTAAGGGGTTACGACTTTTATAATGACCTCCTAAAAATTTATACATCAGCTATTACGGTATTCTTGTGGGCCGATTCCGACGTGACGTTTAAAATATTTACCGAAAAACGAGGCGTTAGCAAAATTCAGAGATCGCGATATTTCTGTTATACTCATATCGGTCGATTTTAATTTGGCTTTAGCATCCATAATGACGACTCCGGCGATGATGTCTGTTACATTTTTTCCCATTTGTTGTTTTACGACCATACACAAATGTTGTAACGAAATCCCCAATTTTTCGGCATAAAAGCTCACGTGTCTTTCATAGGTATAATGCTGTATAATATATTTCTGTAATTCTTTACATATTATTTCGCTACGGTTAGCAATATGTGTATTCCATGAATATTCTTTATAGAGTATCCCGATGCTTATCAATGTTGTAGAAAGTATATTCTTTATTATCTCATGGTTGAGCTTTGGCGTTTTTTTACTGTAAGCCCGGGCTATTAAAGAAATATAATCGTTAAAAAACTCAGTATTGTCGGTGTTTAATTGAATTACGGGATTTTCGGTGATAATCGGCAGAAAATCCATTGTCGATTTTAGCAGGTTGACATTTTCTATA
Proteins encoded in this region:
- a CDS encoding Mrp/NBP35 family ATP-binding protein, giving the protein MALYPKLIIDALSKVRYPGNGKDLVSAGMVEDDIRIDGNKVSFSLIFDKPNDPFMKSVVKSAETAILTYIGEEVDIKGNIQVKAKQLNRPEPGKLLPQVKNVIAVSSGKGGVGKSTVAANLAVALAQQGYKVGLLDADIFGPSVPKMFGVEEERPVAEEIGGRDLIVPIEKYGVKLLSIGFFVNKDSAIVWRGGMASNALKQLIADGNWGDLDYFILDLPPGTSDIHLTLVQTLAISGAIVVTTPQEVALADARKGIDMFTNEKVGVPVLGLVENMSWFTPVELPQNKYYLFGKEGGKRLAEEMGIKLLGQIPVVQSICEGGDNGKPVALDKTSVTGIAFADLAQNVVKSTEERNTTLAPTQIVETDKKG
- the trmB gene encoding tRNA (guanosine(46)-N7)-methyltransferase TrmB: MGKNKLQKFEDMSSYPHVFQFPFSVLREKGFEMKGKWNHSFFGNNNPIVLELGCGKGEYAVGLARKYPEKNFIGIDIKGARMWTGARQSLEEKLSNVAFLRTSIELIPFFFANDEVSEIWITFPDPQMKKVRKRLTSTRFMELYRQILTENGIIHLKSDSNFMYTYTCEMIKANHYPVLFCTDDLYNSCIHDDILEIKTFYEQQWLERGLSIKYIKFICENREQLIEPDVDIEYDPYRSFNRSKRSRNKIKDDHKENEL
- a CDS encoding helix-turn-helix domain-containing protein, encoding MAIIYPHIDLPEQFIAWTDISEDILNLYKQSCKLKAGIFALCIDGSIKASINLIDYKIKAGNLISLLPGSIIQLNQAEENAKLCFMGFSSECIENVNLLKSTMDFLPIITENPVIQLNTDNTEFFNDYISLIARAYSKKTPKLNHEIIKNILSTTLISIGILYKEYSWNTHIANRSEIICKELQKYIIQHYTYERHVSFYAEKLGISLQHLCMVVKQQMGKNVTDIIAGVVIMDAKAKLKSTDMSITEISRSLNFANASFFGKYFKRHVGIGPQEYRNS